The sequence GCAGTGAAACAAAGTGCACTGCTATGCAGTGAAATAAAGGAGTGTACCTGGAATCTGATGTGTGACaacaccagccctgccagctgccacATCTGTCTCCCTCTGAGATGCAGTATCCTGGAgcctcaggaagaaaaatctgaatcAGCCCCACTGAGGAGCAGGATATTAGTGTGAACTTCACACAAACAGCACCTTCATCCCCACATGTACACTCACACCATGCCCTTGTGGCTTAGGGGATAGTTTTTCCTAGCTCACAACTCTTCTGGAGAATCAtccctgaaaaatattttccagcctTGGCAAGGGTGATGTAACGCTATCTCTGCTTTGGtttcagctccctcagccagcCTGGTTTTACATGATGTTGTCTCTCACCACAGCTGTGCAATGGGCAGCAAGCAGGAAGGATTTTTCCACAGAAGTCCCCAGTCCTCTGTGCTTGATGCTTTCTCCTTCCTACTCACATTCTCATAGCCTAGGTCCTTCCTGGCAGGCCAATTATCTTATATTTACTACTACTTATTATTTCTATCTGTTGAATGGAAACATTTTTACCTTGTGACATGTTCTCTTCACTGACCTGCTTTATCACCATGTGCCTCCCTCTGTTCCACTTTACAGGGACTGACACCCTTGGTGCCAGAGAATGCAGGTGCAGTAAAGCTGCACAGTGCCTGGCAACACCATTTTTACTCAAAGTTACACATAATTATCATTGATTTGGAAGTGTGACCTCCTTGTTACATAGCCTTACAAGCTGacaggttttttccaaaaaaaactTTCCAGTGTTTGTTATGCCCTCACAGAGATCAAAATGTCATGGTTATAAGAAGCTTTGAGGATTATGCCATGTTCATTAAAAGGCCCCCAGAcaagtatttttttgttttgtatacTGTCCTGAAAAATCTTCTACTTCTCTTGGTAAGCACCACATCATACTCATTTGAAAATGAGCATGTATGCTTACAAACATCCAAAAGGAAGCTGACCCCTCACAGCAAGGGCTAAGATTGCCATTTTGGACACTTACCTGTTCTTCACAAATAGTTTCCTTTACAAGAGAACTGTGTAGCCCAGGGAACAGGTGATGGCTGCTCACATACTCTAACCTTGAAATTTTTAATGGAGAGGAAGGTTGGAAGCAACTGGAAGTTTTTCCAGTCCTCATGCCCCTCATGTGCCAGCAAACTGAACTGAAAATCCACCCTCTGAGCTGGCACCTTCAATGGAACGATTGACAGTCAAGTCCAAGACTGGGATAGCCTCCAGCTTAAACTGTTCTTTGATCCCAGGCTGTCTCTCAACATCACAAGCCAGTGTTATATGAGGAATCTTGCATATACTGTTAGTTTTGCTGCCAAGAGGCTTTTCAAGAAGCTGTCTCCCAATCTGGTATCTTTAGCAGAAAAATTTCATTCACAGGGATGCTTGCTAGTGGTTAAATATGTACAAAAATCTAGATTTAGCCCTGAATTTTCTCATGTTGATGCACTGTACTACTAATAAGAAATAAGCAGTGTCACTCAAAATGATGTTATACTAGACTGTGACAAGGAACAGGATTAAAGTAAtatcctgcagctgggagcaatGAGTTGTGCAGTTCTACATATGCTGGAGGTGGCAGAACACCCTGGGGAGAGGCAGTCACTGCATTACCTCCATCCCAACTTCTGGGGCAAGAGATTGGAAGGCAGAAAGGCCTGCAACATGCTATCACCATATCAAGAAGCAGAGTGCCTCCCTGCAATCATTTCCCTCTTGTCTGGCAATGGGTAGCACTCAGAAATGACTTTGGCATTGTCTGGCTCTGCTGTCCTCTTACCATTACCTGAGCCCCCTGGAGTTCAGTGTTCAGAGAAAAGGGCTGAGAAGAGTTCTAGTCAACCTCAATTTAGGCTCACTTtggttcccagagaaaagagaaaatttttctctttttttcagccCATCCTGCcctagaaatttttttttgtcttcatcGCTGTTGTGGCAAAATCCAGTTTTATCAGCATCACTGAGAAAGCTTTCAGTAGCTTGAGGATTAGAGAACATTATGGCTTCCACCCACGACAGCCTTCCAGCTTTCTGTCCTCTCTTCCTAAGGATATATTGagacaatattaaaaaaagaaaaaaaggagagagagagagagagagagaagccaTCATCATCAAAGTGGTCATTCTGTACTTTTGCAGCCCTCAGCAATCAGTAACCTTTCCATTTGCACCCAAGCAGTCAGTAGGAGACATGATTTGAGCAAGGCCACTTCACTGGTTTTCTAAGAGAGGACAAAATTCAGGGCATGACCTCAACTCCTTTCTTCTGGCCACAGCTTAGCTGAAGGCCCAGTATGTCAGATTCACCTCTATGAGATTCCAGGGACTAGTCTGGAATCAATTTGACCCAGTAAGTCTCTTTGATTGCATCAGGCCTTTCAGAAGTTTTGAACGACAACAATCTAAACAGCAGGCAGCAATCTGCACAAAGCCAGTCTTTTCAGTTCAACAATTTTTAAAGGTctgtgccttttttcttttttcttttttttcattttctttttggtttcaAATGCTTTCCAACTGAGCAAATGCTGCAATGAGTTCATGGGAGAAGGCCTCAAGGCACCCCTGACTTTGGCACCATCATCCCATAGACACTCCATACATTTTTGGCACCTTGCAACAGATACACTGACAGCCACAGGATTgatggaaagggaaagaagctgTTGTGCAGTCAAAAGAGAATGTGCTCAGATTTCTGAAGCCATTTGAAAGAATGCCAGAATGATACTGGATTTCGGCATTCTTAAGCTCCTTTAAGATGATGCAGCAAGTGGTCTTTTCCACATGTGATGATGTATTTCAGGACAAGAGTTTCTTCAAGATTTTCCAAGCCTGTGGGCTCCTGATCCTTTTTCAAATTATAGAGATGATAGCATACTGGGGAGAATTGTGATTAGTTTAAACTCTCCACAGCTGCAAGAGATGAATGtaaaaattccacccaaaaatccacttCTTCTGGATTGAATTTACCTACATGACACAGAGTCCTGGCCAAGGGACCACTTaaaagagctggagcagcatcaATGCTATTTAGTTTCTTCCATCACATCAACCCAGCAAAAGCTCACAACTCTTCTACCCAACACATttcccccagcagcactgccatggaTCAGGCAGGGTATTAACAGCGACCTGAGATATGTGGGGAGGAAAATGGAACAATGAAATAAATGCTTAAGTACAAGGGAATTCAGACAGGGCTTGCAACTCATTAATTGAAATACACAGAGAATTGTAAAATACAATTGTTACCGAGAGGCTTTGCTTGGAGCTCTTAAGGACAGCAGACCCCACCTCATCACAGGCTGGGAAATCTTGAGCCATCTTGGCAACAGGAGGGTACAAGCACCGTGCTTTCCGTCTCAGCTGACCTAAGGATGGCAATGCTCTGTTTAGCTCAACAGGACCTCTCTCTCTCAATTGCTTCattatatttctaaaaaaatatcATACTATGCAGCATTGACTGACACTCTGGGCCCACCTCGGGACATCTCCCCTCCCGTGTGTCTCTGACGAGAGGGAAGGGGGAGCTGGCCTTGGCAGACCACTGACTGACACCTCGCACGTTTGTCCGGATTTATTATCAGGGCCATAGGTGAGAGCCACCTTTATGGGgttttcctcaaaaatccctACCCCCATTTCCCAGGCGCTATGGGGGATGCCAGCTGGGGAGTGATCCTGCTTTTAAGGGGACTGAGGCCACTCTCTCCACAACTGTTCCGAATCTAcgccaaaaaaaaccaaaacaaaacaaaaaattaaaaaaacaaaaccaggcttCTCCCGCGGGACTTAGCAAAGCCGAACCGTTTGGCTGTGCTCTAAACAGACCAATATCCAGCGCAGTGAACTGTATGACAGACGCATTTAAGTTTAACCTTTATTTTAAACCTTTCACTGAGCCCCGGGAGGAAGACGGGCCCAAGTACCAAACCACGCGTCTTTTCCGTAACCAGTCATCATAAGGCGGTGAAGCCCGATGCAGCATGCGTAGTCGTGGCCGAGTGGTTAAGGCGATGGACTAGAAATCCATTGGGGTCTCCCCGCGCAGGTTCGAATCCTGCCGACTACGGCCGCGGCCCTGTggctttgtatttttcttttttcttctcttccccgTTGTTCACTGCCGAAtcccgggagcggcggcgcggggcggcaGCCGCGCCCCGCGCCCCTCAGGAGCCCCAGAGCCGCCCTCGaccggccgggcgggcgggcagaCCCCGCCCCTGCCGGCGCCGCCTTGGCAACCGCGGGGCGGCAAGATGGCGGACGATCTGGACCGTCTGCTGGACGAGGTGGAGAGGCGGCTGTGCCaccggcgcggcggcggcggccagGAGCAGCCCGCGGCGGCCAAGGAGGGCAGGTTAGCGCTCCCGCCGCGGTCCCGCCGCCCTCACACCCCCCTCCCCGCCGGGCGAGGCGCCCCTGGGTGGAGCGCAGCCCGTCCCCGGCTGCCCCGTGCGGCTCGGCCtctcaaaaacccaaaacaggcGGGCTCAGGAGCAGGAACCGGGCCGGCGGTCGGCGAGTGTCACCTGCAGCCCGTGTTGTGAAAGACCCAGATCGTGTGCCAGCGAGTTTAGTTATTTCAGACAGGCTTTGTCTCCTGCGTGTACTGCAACCTTGGATTAAAAATGGCGTTAAAAGCTGCGCTGGTTTGCCTTCTGGGTTGGGGATTACTTGGCTCTGTTACTGACCTTTATATTTTAACAGTTCTATATACAACTGACCTCAAATATCCATAAATCTCACGATTTAGAGCAGGAAAAACTTTAGCAATAGCATTATCAAAGTTTTTATTCTCTTGATACTTCAGTCATTTCActgaaattacagaatattctgcAGTGGAAGGGACGCACCAGGATCACTGatgtccagctcctggccctgcacaggacaccccaagagtcacacaccaagtgcctgagagcattgtccaaggGCTTCCTgggctctgtcaggctggtgctgtgaccactttccTGGGGAACCTGTTCCGCTGCCCAAACACcttctgggtgaagaaccttttcctgatatccagcatAAACCTCCCCGACACAGCTTCATGCTCTTCTCTCTGGTCGGTTTTTTCTgttcataatttttctgttcatACTTTATTAACCATATCCACTACAGTAAGCACTTACATGCTACAGTTTGAGGTATCTGCCTCAAATTCCACAACTTTCAAAATGGTGATTTTGCAAGTTTGGTCCTTGCTTACAGTACTGCCAAGCATTCAGTGTCTGACATCACAGCCTGCCCTCAGGCTTCCATCCCAGACATCAAGTTTCCatcctggccctgacaggcaTATTTGCCTGCCCTTGAGTTTTCATCCTGACCATCAAGTTTACATCCCAGCCTTCACAGGCATCTCAGACTCCCTCTGGAAGGTCTGTGGACCAGAGAGGCTTGGCCAGATGTCTTCTCAGATGGGCTGCTGGGCACTTACCCAACACACATTTCAGAGTCTCAGGAACGGATCTTGAAAAGTCCAATGACTAATGCAAGACCAGTAAGACCAGCACCTTTGACCACATTACTGGACTTCCACATTGTTTGCATAATGGCTAGATGAGCACTTAATTTTAGTCAATCTAATTACACTCTTGGAAAAACAATTACAcagttttcctctttctcaGGAGTAGATTTGTTCTTGATTGGTTCATGCAGCAGTACTACAGGCCTCTTTCTTTGACAAAGAGCTAGCAAGCAGCAGACTTGAGTGTTACTTGAGCAAAAGCAAAGTGCAGGTGATCTTTCTAAATGCATCCAGTTCTGCAGGAATTCTCTTCAGGACCCCTGCAGTTGTGTAGCTTGAGTAGTGACCTTCCTCTGACCTTATcacattgctgctgctgaagctaAATGTGAAAAATCAGGGTTGTCCAGTTAATTGCCCAGTAAGTGTAGCAGGGGTTATACTGTCACGGTTTTATTCACGGTTGGGCGTGGTTGGAAATAAAAGAAGCAAGCAAAAATAAGACCTATGATGGGACAACTCAACAGTCACTGAAAGGTGTTATCCTGCAGTTTACATCTGTTTAGTCATTGTTTGGATGGCTTACCTGAAGTACTACAAAAATATTAGGGGAAAAAGGTTGTaactgtttgtattttttaactCACAGTTCTTACAATTGCTATAGTCTTGCTACAAAAATAaaggctgatttatttatttttcagatcagCTAAAGTGTTAATGAGTGCTGGCAGCAGCGAAGAAGATCTGGATGACATTATTGAAGAAATCTGTAATGACAGCAGCTTTGCCAAAACACCTCCAGTGAGTAGGGGTTTGCAGAAATTCAGAACAAGTCAGGTTCAACAAGGGAAGTGAAAGCACCATAAGCTAAaacttttaaagcaaaacatGAATGAAAACAACCTGTAGAATAaacttggaaaacaaaacagaaaggaaaatgcagtaatcctgtgaggagcaggagagatgTACTTACCTAGGCAATAAGGGGAAATTAAAAGACATGCTAGTTCAGAATAGAGCACAGTGTCAAtgctcagaatcacagaatggtcaCAGTTGGGagagggacctctggagatcatctggtccaaccacTGCTTCAGCAGGACTGCCTAGAGCCAGTTACCCAGGACTGTGTCCTAATGGCTTTCAGTTATCCCTGAGGATGTAGGCTGCAGCCTCTCTAAGTAGCcttttccagtgtttgaccacccTCATAAGTCATAAAGATTTTTTGTATGTTTGAGTGGAAATTCTTGTACTTCAGTTTGTACCCATTGCCTCTCCTGTCAGTGATCCCACTGAGAGGACTCTGACTACGTCTTCTTTATTTCTCCCTGACATACCTTCATAAGGTTCTCCTGACCATTGTttcctccaggctaaacaattCCAACTCTCTTAGCTGCTACCTGGTTGTCAGATGGTCTAAATCCTTAATAACCTTCATGGTCCTTTCCTGGGCCCACTCCATTATGTCCATGCCTCTTTTGTATGGGGCATAGTGCTCCAGACATGTCTGTGAGGTCCAGTCTGGAGTAATGTGACCTGTCCTGGTCTTCAAATACAAGAGAGAGCTGGAGCTACTGGCAAACCTCCAGCAAAGGCCCGTGGAGATGGTTACAGGACTGAAATGCCTGTcatatgaggagcagctgagagagctggggctgttcagtctggggaagagaaggttCCAGGGAGATCCTATCAATGTGTGTAAAGAGCTCTGGGTGTAGTAAAGGACAGGCCAGACTCTCCTCCAtagtgcccagtgacaggacaagaggcaatgagCATACACTGAAACACACAAAATACCATCAGTACAcaagaaaacacttttcttactgtgagggtggttaAACACAGGGACAATCTCcacagagaggttgtggagtctcaGTCTGTGGAGGTGTTCAAAATGCAGCTGGACACAGTCCTTGGCAAGCTGCTGAAACTGACCCTGTTTTGAGCATgggaaggtcccttccagctgaaaCGATTCTTGATTCTGTCTCATCAGTGCTGAGTAGAGAGGAAGGATCCCCTCCCTGGACATGCTGGCAGCACCCCTCCTGATGTATCCCAAGACACTGTTGGCCCTCTGTGCTGCAAGGGCGCGTTGCTGGCTCATGGTCAGCTTGATACCGACTGAACTTCCCACAGCCctctctgcaaagctgctttctgcCTGGCCAGCCCACATGGTGTTCTGTGCATAAGGATTATTCCTCCCCTGGGGGGGAGTCTGCATTTCACCTTAGCTGAACTTGGAGATTCTTCTCACCCCATTTCTGGAAGTCATGTGAGGTCCCTCTTAATGGCAGTTCAATCATCTGATACACCAACCACTGCTCCCCGTTTTGTATTCTCTGCAAATGTCCTCTCACttcacagcaggagatggagatgaAGCTGCAAGTTTACATTCTCAAGACAGTTACCGTGATAGAAGGCATTGAAAATTGATATTCATTTCGGTATCAGCAGTAGAAAATGCTGTTACTTACACTTCATAACCTCCTGCAGATTCCCTTATGTTCATGAGTGacattgattttgttttgtttgtctttgATTTTTTACAGAGTGACTAAATGTGAACCAACAAAAAATACTTCTATACATCTGAAGGAGAGAGAATTACGCCAGTAAATTTGtataattttatcattttatatCCCTAGAACTTCCCATTCAGGAACTAGAGTTCTCATATTCTAGAATTCAAATAAACTCTTCTGTGTGCAGCAAATAAGAAACCTTTCAAAAACTCTATTTTTTTGAATATCTAAGTTCTTGATGGGTTTTAATGAAACAAAAGCTAAAAAACATCTAGGAAGAGGGTTCCAAATTATAActggttttaaaagcaaaattagttAAAGGAGGGCATGAAATACTAAGTCTTGATTTTAAAGTCTTAGTGATCATGTGGTGGGGAATTCCTTCACCCAGAGCTGGAAATTCAGTGTGGGAAGAGAAACCTTGTTCCTTATTTACCTGTTATTTCAGAGCCTCACAAACTTGAACAAGAAAATTCCACAAGTCTTAGTCCCCTTCTTCTGTGACTGAGATTTTCTGGCTCCTGCTTATTAAGTAAAACAGAATATTGTGACTTTGCTGTAATGCTGCATTTTAttctttggttgtttttaaacagaaattgaaGTCTAATTCTGCAAGTCTCACACCTGAAAGAAATAGTGTTGTTGTACAGGCACATGGGAAAAGGTAGGTGAAAAATGTTCTGGCTTGTTGGACATTGCTTGATTATAACTTCTTATCAGGCTGACAATACTGCTGCTGTTTAATCTATGTTGGCATTTCTTAAGACATTTGAGAGGAGATACagtctttttaaagaaaaaacaaaaataagcagGTAATTTCAAAGAATTATGTTAATGTGTTTTTATGTTGtccaaataatttattataaattttttaattatttaagcTATTGAACAACATCTTCCTTTGCCTTATGGACATATACATTTATCAAATGCAGCAATGTAGATCTTTGTATATTCAGCATAGAGAGTGTTTTTTGTAGAGTTTTTCTTTGAATACTTTGATAATGGAAATTGTAAAATTCTGTAGTTTACAAGCATTTGGATGCTTtgcttatatatttttttataaataccATGCTGTTAAACTAGGAGAAATATTGTACTGTTTTTTCCAAcatgttcaattttttttaattaatccaTATAGATGCTGTCCAGTGTACCTGGGTGGAAGCCTTTCACCATCTGGGATAGgaacaaatatttcaaaaaggTAGGAAACCTGAAAAATATGTGCTACTTGctttatcattatttttattcacagctgtgtttctgtggtggTACAAAATTCTGCATTTGAACT comes from Zonotrichia leucophrys gambelii isolate GWCS_2022_RI chromosome 2, RI_Zleu_2.0, whole genome shotgun sequence and encodes:
- the CFAP418 gene encoding cilia- and flagella-associated protein 418 yields the protein MADDLDRLLDEVERRLCHRRGGGGQEQPAAAKEGRSAKVLMSAGSSEEDLDDIIEEICNDSSFAKTPPKLKSNSASLTPERNSVVVQAHGKRCCPVYLGGSLSPSGIGTNISKRACDRLRCTACDFRVSLFNDYVWDQSCDYLFFRNNMPELSKLRAKMIKKKGARAYACQCSWRSIDELTDLQTEQQLRWVCGKHGE